A single region of the Halorussus gelatinilyticus genome encodes:
- a CDS encoding class I SAM-dependent methyltransferase, with amino-acid sequence MSDPFAQALHDFHFDQMKGPLLYRRGAETEEVEIEFYFDEFTADGSWLESLLDGPLLDMGAGAGRHSLYFQDQFETVAIEQNETLVEILRDRGVTDARRVNMFTLPDAFETNRFRSAIAFGTQVGLSRSMQGLREFLNDLAYVTTPDATAVIDGFDPEHEKTKSKLDYYSDPSKGLAYRLLQMEYDGTVGEPWLYRLFTPSRVREATTDTEWEVSEIKYGPEHIYQLALRKR; translated from the coding sequence ATGTCTGACCCGTTTGCGCAGGCGCTCCATGATTTCCATTTCGACCAGATGAAAGGTCCACTTCTCTATCGGAGAGGAGCGGAGACCGAGGAGGTCGAAATAGAGTTTTATTTTGATGAGTTCACTGCCGACGGTTCTTGGTTGGAATCCTTGCTTGACGGGCCATTGCTGGATATGGGCGCTGGCGCTGGACGACATTCACTCTATTTTCAGGACCAATTTGAGACTGTTGCCATCGAGCAAAATGAAACGTTGGTCGAGATATTACGCGACCGTGGTGTGACTGACGCTCGACGAGTGAACATGTTCACACTCCCCGATGCGTTCGAGACCAACAGGTTCAGGTCAGCGATTGCGTTCGGAACGCAGGTAGGCCTTTCTCGGTCGATGCAAGGCCTTAGAGAGTTTCTTAACGACCTCGCATACGTTACAACACCCGATGCAACTGCCGTCATCGACGGTTTCGATCCTGAGCATGAGAAGACGAAATCGAAACTGGACTACTATAGTGACCCATCGAAGGGCCTTGCCTATCGCCTCCTGCAGATGGAGTACGATGGAACGGTGGGTGAGCCATGGCTGTACAGGCTTTTCACTCCGAGTCGCGTCCGCGAAGCTACTACCGACACAGAATGGGAAGTCTCCGAGATAAAGTACGGGCCTGAACACATCTACCAACTTGCCTTACGAAAACGGTGA
- a CDS encoding ribose-phosphate diphosphokinase — protein sequence MIISGSASQTLAAELAAALDEPLASVEYERFPDGELLAGAPGVAEADDDRAVVVASTVSSDAHVELLQLQDAAREWGASEVVTVLPYMGYARQDEAFEAGHPVSARAVARAISSGTDRVLTVEPHEESVCDFFEVPAESVEAAGLLADPLPADLQEPVFLSPDEGALDIAATVRESYGTGETDYFEKVRHSGTEVELTPSDTDVAGRDVVVTDDIIATGSTMSGAVEILREKGADRVFVTCVHPMLAADAYTKLSKAGVEGIYGTDTIERPVSEVSVAPVLAEEL from the coding sequence ATGATTATCAGCGGGTCAGCCTCCCAGACCCTCGCGGCCGAACTCGCGGCCGCACTGGACGAACCTCTGGCGAGCGTCGAGTACGAACGATTCCCCGACGGCGAACTGTTGGCGGGCGCGCCCGGCGTCGCCGAGGCCGACGACGACCGCGCGGTCGTCGTCGCCTCGACCGTCTCGTCGGACGCTCACGTCGAACTCCTCCAGTTGCAGGACGCCGCCCGCGAGTGGGGTGCCTCGGAGGTCGTCACCGTCCTGCCGTACATGGGCTACGCCCGACAGGACGAGGCGTTCGAGGCGGGCCACCCGGTCTCGGCCCGCGCCGTCGCCCGCGCCATTTCGTCGGGGACCGACCGCGTGCTGACCGTCGAACCGCACGAGGAGTCGGTCTGCGACTTCTTCGAGGTTCCCGCCGAATCGGTCGAGGCCGCGGGGCTCCTGGCCGACCCGCTCCCCGCGGACCTCCAAGAGCCGGTCTTCCTCTCGCCCGACGAGGGCGCGCTCGACATCGCCGCGACGGTCCGCGAGAGTTACGGTACCGGCGAGACCGACTACTTCGAGAAGGTCCGCCACTCCGGGACAGAGGTCGAGTTGACGCCGAGCGACACGGACGTTGCGGGCCGCGACGTGGTGGTGACCGACGACATCATCGCCACCGGCTCCACGATGTCCGGCGCGGTCGAGATTCTGCGCGAGAAGGGTGCCGACCGGGTGTTCGTCACCTGCGTCCACCCGATGCTGGCCGCCGACGCCTACACGAAGCTCTCGAAGGCCGGCGTCGAGGGAATCTACGGGACCGACACCATCGAGCGGCCCGTGAGCGAGGTGTCGGTCGCGCCCGTACTCGCGGAGGAGTTGTAG
- a CDS encoding HVO_0234 family beta-propeller protein → MSSMGISIDEKRVYDASEGPTPVYVAGEFGVARVDTSDDLVGEFGLAHRCTARDAAGRDGRLAVATDEDVLVGVFGDESEATVEFEALGVGPAVAVGFADGDAGGGLVAARNDGTVVREDGATGTDASADNWTELGELGDVRAIDGDLVAADSGVYRVAGEGLHHVGLEGVRDASAAGVPLAATDGGLYKLANGWMDVLDGEFRTVSAEKSKSGTLGRAHAAGTDGLFAHDEGEWREVELPVSGDVVALDHGAGAYAVTADGTFLLSVGDGWNHQILGLRGVEAVAAP, encoded by the coding sequence CTGTCGAGTATGGGAATCAGCATCGACGAGAAGCGGGTGTACGACGCCAGCGAGGGACCGACCCCGGTGTACGTCGCCGGCGAGTTCGGCGTCGCCCGCGTGGACACCTCCGACGACCTCGTGGGCGAGTTCGGGCTGGCCCACCGGTGTACCGCCCGCGACGCGGCGGGGCGAGACGGCCGCCTCGCGGTGGCGACCGACGAGGACGTGCTGGTCGGCGTCTTCGGCGACGAGAGCGAAGCGACCGTCGAGTTCGAGGCGCTCGGCGTCGGTCCGGCGGTCGCGGTCGGGTTCGCGGACGGCGACGCGGGCGGCGGCCTCGTGGCGGCCCGCAATGACGGGACGGTCGTCCGCGAGGACGGGGCAACCGGGACCGACGCGAGTGCGGATAACTGGACGGAACTCGGTGAGTTGGGCGACGTGCGGGCGATCGACGGCGACCTCGTGGCCGCCGACTCGGGCGTCTACCGGGTCGCGGGCGAGGGGCTCCACCACGTCGGTCTGGAGGGCGTCCGCGACGCGTCGGCCGCGGGGGTGCCGCTGGCCGCGACCGACGGGGGCCTCTACAAACTCGCCAACGGCTGGATGGACGTGCTGGACGGCGAGTTCCGGACCGTCAGCGCCGAGAAGTCGAAATCCGGAACGCTCGGCCGGGCGCACGCCGCGGGCACGGACGGTCTGTTCGCCCACGACGAGGGCGAGTGGCGCGAGGTCGAGTTACCCGTCTCCGGCGACGTGGTGGCGCTCGACCACGGCGCGGGCGCGTACGCGGTCACGGCCGACGGCACGTTCTTGTTGTCGGTCGGCGACGGCTGGAATCACCAGATTCTCGGGTTGCGGGGTGTCGAAGCGGTCGCCGCGCCGTAG
- the glmM gene encoding phosphoglucosamine mutase — MKVFGSSGTRGVANEALTPEFVLKVAKAAGTVWRTERVAVARDTRATGGMLADAAASGLASVGADVDRLGIIPTPGAQAYAERESTPVVMITASHNPPEYNGVKLIGVDGVELSVEELERIEQKFLAEKFDSARWSETGESRRVEGARREYVDAMLDAVDRETIADADLTVALDPGHGAGSLTSPEFFRRLGCRVVTANSQADGHFPGRNPEPIPENLGDLGRLVEATDADVGIAHDGDADRAIFYDENGEYVEGDATLAALAAAELDAGDSVVSAVNVSQRLVDVADEQDAYLELTPIGSTNIITRIRELREQGKSVPVAGEGNGGIFFPDYRLSRDGAYTAARFLELLAERPASEVVAPYDGYHNVRVNIEYDTDAEREALLDAAEREANDSDAETTTLDGYRIDYGDAWVLARPSGTEPMVRIYAEARDEARAEELATEFEGQLRAAKAEV; from the coding sequence ATGAAAGTGTTCGGGTCCAGTGGTACTCGCGGGGTCGCCAACGAGGCGCTGACCCCCGAGTTCGTACTCAAAGTCGCCAAGGCGGCGGGGACCGTCTGGCGGACCGAGCGAGTGGCGGTCGCACGCGACACCCGCGCGACCGGCGGGATGCTGGCCGACGCAGCGGCCAGCGGTCTCGCCAGCGTCGGCGCGGACGTGGACAGACTCGGCATCATTCCGACGCCGGGCGCGCAGGCCTACGCCGAGCGCGAGTCTACCCCGGTCGTGATGATAACCGCCTCGCACAACCCGCCGGAGTACAACGGGGTCAAGCTAATCGGCGTCGACGGCGTGGAACTCTCCGTCGAGGAACTGGAGCGCATCGAACAGAAGTTCCTCGCAGAGAAGTTCGACTCTGCTCGCTGGAGCGAGACGGGCGAGAGCCGGCGCGTCGAGGGCGCGCGCCGCGAGTACGTCGATGCCATGCTCGACGCGGTGGACCGCGAGACCATCGCGGACGCCGACCTGACCGTCGCGCTGGACCCCGGCCACGGAGCCGGGTCGCTCACCAGTCCCGAGTTCTTCCGGCGACTCGGCTGTCGGGTCGTCACCGCCAACAGCCAGGCCGACGGCCACTTCCCCGGTCGGAACCCCGAACCTATCCCCGAGAATCTGGGCGACCTCGGCCGACTCGTCGAAGCCACGGACGCCGACGTGGGCATCGCCCACGACGGCGACGCCGACCGCGCCATCTTCTACGACGAGAACGGCGAGTACGTCGAGGGCGACGCGACCCTCGCCGCGCTCGCGGCCGCGGAACTCGACGCCGGCGACTCGGTGGTCTCGGCGGTCAACGTCTCCCAGCGCCTCGTGGACGTGGCCGACGAGCAGGACGCCTACCTCGAACTGACGCCCATCGGCTCGACCAACATCATCACCCGCATCCGCGAACTCCGCGAGCAGGGTAAGTCGGTCCCGGTCGCCGGCGAGGGAAACGGCGGCATCTTCTTCCCCGACTACCGACTCTCTCGCGACGGCGCGTACACCGCCGCGCGCTTCCTCGAACTGCTGGCCGAGCGCCCCGCGAGCGAAGTCGTCGCGCCCTACGACGGCTACCACAACGTCCGGGTCAACATCGAGTACGACACCGACGCCGAGCGCGAGGCCCTGCTGGACGCGGCCGAGCGCGAGGCCAACGACTCGGACGCCGAGACCACGACGCTCGACGGCTACCGCATCGACTACGGCGACGCGTGGGTGCTGGCCCGGCCGAGCGGGACCGAACCGATGGTCCGCATCTACGCCGAGGCCCGCGACGAGGCCCGCGCCGAGGAACTGGCGACGGAGTTCGAAGGCCAGTTGCGGGCGGCGAAGGCCGAGGTCTGA